One genomic segment of Deltaproteobacteria bacterium includes these proteins:
- a CDS encoding DUF2088 domain-containing protein, with protein sequence MKTVSVPSRLWYENEEKVLSFPDRWEVDTLTSPGLDAPGLSAEEIRRRIEEPIEGPSLEELARGKKEAVIVFDDMTRPTPMKDIAPAVVDILHRAGLKHEQIRFIWALGAHGTYDMISARKKLGDAIVENYAIYNHDAFQNTVSVGRTPTGVELWFNREFVNCDLRIGIGSVTAHVHVGFSGGAKIILPGVAGIETINQFHNQMFRDAARTGLGKFDNNIMRAECDAAGDLAGLHFKVDGLINRRGEITHLYAGPFRATHAAGAEVAKEHYGIPHATGYDIAVCNAYGRVSESAIALVFTLAVLKPDTTGTGVLICDCPEGQVPHYVMRSWGTGYGGRHYAPRAPGFVSLLMKKLIVLNPQPDRTMLDLACYADDAVVVKTWQEALDILEADHPGTARACVIPDGTVQYMKQPE encoded by the coding sequence ATGAAGACCGTGTCGGTTCCGTCCCGCCTCTGGTACGAGAACGAGGAAAAGGTCCTGTCCTTTCCGGACCGGTGGGAAGTGGATACCCTCACCTCACCCGGCCTTGACGCGCCGGGCCTGAGCGCTGAGGAGATCCGAAGGAGGATCGAGGAACCCATCGAAGGTCCCTCCCTGGAAGAGCTGGCCCGGGGGAAGAAGGAGGCCGTCATCGTCTTTGATGATATGACACGGCCGACGCCCATGAAGGACATCGCCCCCGCCGTCGTCGACATCCTCCACCGGGCGGGGCTGAAGCACGAGCAGATCCGGTTCATCTGGGCACTGGGCGCCCACGGCACGTACGACATGATAAGCGCCCGGAAGAAACTGGGCGATGCCATCGTCGAGAACTACGCCATCTATAATCACGACGCCTTTCAGAACACCGTCTCCGTGGGCCGGACGCCCACTGGTGTGGAGCTCTGGTTCAACCGGGAATTTGTGAACTGCGATCTGCGGATCGGTATCGGGAGCGTCACGGCCCATGTGCACGTGGGCTTCAGCGGCGGGGCCAAGATCATCCTGCCCGGTGTCGCCGGCATCGAAACGATCAATCAGTTTCACAACCAGATGTTCCGTGACGCCGCGAGGACCGGCCTCGGCAAGTTCGACAACAATATCATGCGCGCCGAATGTGACGCGGCGGGAGACCTGGCGGGGCTCCACTTCAAGGTGGACGGCCTCATCAACCGGCGCGGCGAGATCACCCACCTCTACGCCGGACCCTTCCGGGCCACCCACGCGGCGGGGGCGGAGGTGGCAAAGGAACATTACGGCATCCCCCACGCCACGGGGTACGACATCGCCGTGTGCAACGCCTACGGCAGGGTCAGTGAATCGGCGATCGCCCTCGTCTTCACGCTGGCGGTCCTGAAGCCGGACACGACCGGGACGGGTGTTCTGATCTGTGATTGTCCGGAAGGACAGGTCCCTCACTATGTCATGCGTTCATGGGGTACGGGATACGGCGGGCGGCATTACGCTCCCCGGGCTCCGGGGTTTGTCTCCCTGCTGATGAAAAAACTGATCGTCCTCAATCCACAGCCGGACCGGACCATGCTGGACCTGGCCTGTTATGCCGACGATGCCGTCGTCGTCAAGACCTGGCAGGAGGCCCTTGATATTCTCGAAGCGGATCATCCCGGAACGGCCCGGGCCTGCGTCATTCCCGACGGGACCGTGCAGTACATGAAACAGCCGGAGTAG
- a CDS encoding lactate utilization protein C, with product MPMESRDIILGKLKQARRKSVEKRIELPPLRELSLDRDQMLARFSEQLWMQTGVMHRVAGGAAAREQLTAVAREENLTKVIAATDDVLRPLELVSWGKEAGVEVRVAADFADRDAFKDYVFTEAQAGITGADFAIAETGTLGLVHDKDQPRLVSLAPILHIALVPVDRFVRVYEEAVERVYGDSGKMPSQFSFITGPSMTADIQATPFRGMHGPRRLIVIVIG from the coding sequence ATGCCGATGGAATCACGGGACATCATCCTGGGAAAATTGAAACAGGCCCGGAGAAAGTCTGTTGAAAAACGGATCGAACTGCCGCCGCTCCGCGAGCTGTCCCTCGACCGGGATCAGATGCTCGCCCGCTTTTCGGAACAGCTCTGGATGCAGACGGGAGTGATGCACCGGGTGGCCGGCGGTGCCGCGGCACGGGAACAGCTGACCGCTGTCGCCCGCGAAGAGAACCTCACGAAGGTGATAGCCGCCACCGATGACGTGCTGCGCCCCCTGGAGCTTGTTTCCTGGGGGAAGGAAGCGGGTGTCGAGGTGCGGGTGGCCGCGGATTTCGCGGACCGCGACGCCTTCAAGGATTACGTGTTCACCGAAGCCCAGGCGGGGATCACCGGCGCCGATTTCGCCATCGCCGAAACGGGAACCCTGGGCCTCGTTCATGATAAAGACCAGCCCCGCCTCGTGTCACTGGCGCCGATCCTCCATATCGCCCTGGTTCCTGTGGACCGTTTCGTCCGTGTTTACGAGGAGGCCGTTGAACGGGTGTATGGCGACTCGGGGAAGATGCCGAGCCAGTTTTCCTTCATCACCGGCCCCAGCATGACCGCCGACATCCAGGCCACGCCCTTCAGGGGTATGCACGGGCCGCGGCGTCTGATCGTTATCGTCATCGGCTGA
- a CDS encoding lactate utilization protein, which translates to MEIKTHHFKKVVKKEIADVSSRTFLSFLPPLFAALRQAALSSFPDPEGAQQYAAAIRAEVVARLPELLEEFERNATAHGAKVIWARTAGEANDFILKLARDRGVTYVTKGKSMVSEELGINDVLSEQGIEPYETDLGEFIAQQLNRPPFHIVGPAVNISLEEICDLFMEKAGMQEPTTDPVELGYAARLFLRDKFHHLKMGIAGVNIAVAETGSVMNVENEGNIRLTKSSPEIQVSIMSLEKVVPTMLDAMHIMRVLCRNCTGQNMSAYVSIDTGPKKKDEIDGPEELYIVIVDNGRSNFYFDEKAREALRCIRCGACLNNCPVYTSIGGYPYGWAYSGPMGQVLNPLLLGLDRTRDLYNACTFCGACRAVCPGGVDHPSLFLYYRSKDVEGDPAFKGVRPGRWEQAMYAVATFLMAHPPLWRLASRLGRPFLNRSARGGVISELWGQFDGWFRNRDLPAMPARTFHQRWKELRKQSSGTTGTTDG; encoded by the coding sequence ATGGAGATCAAGACCCATCATTTCAAAAAGGTGGTCAAGAAGGAGATCGCCGACGTCAGTTCCCGCACCTTTCTCTCCTTCCTTCCTCCCCTCTTCGCGGCGCTCAGGCAGGCGGCCCTTTCCAGTTTTCCCGATCCCGAGGGTGCCCAGCAGTACGCCGCGGCCATACGGGCCGAGGTGGTGGCCCGTCTTCCCGAGCTGCTCGAGGAGTTCGAGCGTAATGCCACCGCCCACGGTGCGAAGGTCATCTGGGCCCGGACCGCCGGGGAGGCCAACGACTTTATCCTGAAACTGGCGCGGGACCGGGGGGTCACCTACGTGACGAAGGGAAAATCAATGGTGAGCGAGGAGCTCGGCATCAACGACGTCCTTAGCGAACAGGGGATCGAACCCTATGAGACCGACCTGGGCGAGTTCATCGCCCAGCAGCTCAACCGGCCGCCCTTTCATATTGTGGGCCCGGCCGTGAACATCTCTCTCGAAGAGATCTGTGACCTTTTCATGGAAAAGGCGGGCATGCAGGAACCCACGACGGACCCCGTCGAACTGGGGTACGCGGCGCGGCTGTTCCTGCGGGACAAGTTCCACCACCTGAAGATGGGCATCGCCGGTGTCAATATAGCCGTTGCCGAAACGGGCTCGGTCATGAATGTCGAGAACGAGGGGAATATCCGCCTGACGAAGTCATCGCCGGAAATACAGGTATCCATCATGAGCCTGGAAAAGGTGGTGCCCACGATGCTCGACGCCATGCACATCATGCGGGTCCTCTGCCGGAACTGCACGGGCCAGAACATGTCGGCCTATGTTTCCATCGATACGGGTCCGAAGAAGAAGGATGAGATCGACGGTCCCGAGGAACTCTACATTGTCATCGTGGACAACGGCCGCTCGAACTTCTATTTTGACGAAAAGGCGCGCGAAGCGCTTCGCTGCATCCGCTGCGGCGCCTGTCTGAACAACTGCCCCGTCTACACGTCCATCGGAGGGTATCCCTATGGCTGGGCCTACTCAGGCCCCATGGGTCAGGTCTTGAACCCGCTGCTTCTGGGTCTGGACCGGACCCGGGATCTGTACAATGCCTGCACCTTCTGCGGCGCCTGCCGGGCGGTCTGCCCGGGCGGCGTCGATCATCCTTCGCTCTTTCTCTATTACCGGTCGAAGGACGTTGAGGGAGACCCGGCGTTCAAGGGCGTCAGGCCGGGCAGGTGGGAGCAGGCCATGTACGCGGTCGCCACGTTCCTGATGGCCCACCCGCCGCTCTGGCGGCTGGCATCGCGGCTCGGCCGTCCCTTCCTGAACCGAAGCGCCCGCGGCGGGGTCATCTCGGAGCTGTGGGGGCAGTTTGACGGGTGGTTCAGGAACCGGGACCTGCCGGCCATGCCGGCCAGGACCTTCCACCAGCGCTGGAAGGAACTGAGAAAGCAGTCCTCCGGCACGACGGGAACAACGGACGGATGA
- a CDS encoding (Fe-S)-binding protein, with the protein MPDIGVCTHRLLRRLGVRTIYHEEQTCCGQPAIRAGFTREAKRAAKHFIETFENDEAIVSPSGSCIYTVRYYYPDLFRDEPGWLRRAEALSPRVYELSQYMVDVLGVDAVGARFSGKVTYHESCHVLRGLGVSEQPKKLIGSVQGAEFVPLNNADRCCGFGGEFANAYPDISEELVKDKVQNYLNSGADLLVLCEPGCLLNINGYLSRNHPGKRAMHIAEFLAGGAG; encoded by the coding sequence ATGCCGGACATCGGCGTGTGCACCCATCGTCTGCTGAGACGCCTCGGTGTCAGGACCATCTATCACGAGGAACAGACCTGTTGCGGCCAGCCCGCCATCCGCGCGGGCTTTACCCGGGAAGCAAAGCGGGCGGCGAAGCATTTCATCGAGACCTTCGAGAACGATGAGGCCATCGTCAGTCCCTCCGGTTCCTGTATCTACACGGTCAGGTATTACTATCCGGACCTGTTTCGCGACGAACCCGGCTGGCTGCGGAGGGCCGAGGCCCTGTCCCCCCGGGTGTACGAGCTCTCCCAGTACATGGTGGACGTTCTCGGGGTCGATGCGGTGGGCGCGCGCTTTTCCGGGAAAGTGACCTATCACGAATCCTGCCATGTTCTCCGCGGCCTGGGGGTGTCGGAGCAGCCGAAAAAGCTTATCGGTTCCGTTCAGGGTGCCGAGTTCGTGCCGCTCAATAACGCCGACCGCTGCTGCGGTTTCGGCGGCGAGTTTGCCAATGCCTATCCCGATATTTCAGAGGAACTGGTGAAGGACAAGGTGCAGAACTACCTGAACAGCGGCGCCGACCTCCTGGTGCTCTGCGAACCGGGGTGCCTCCTGAACATCAACGGCTACCTGAGCAGGAACCATCCGGGGAAACGGGCGATGCACATAGCCGAATTTCTCGCGGGGGGAGCGGGCTGA